One part of the Odontesthes bonariensis isolate fOdoBon6 chromosome 15, fOdoBon6.hap1, whole genome shotgun sequence genome encodes these proteins:
- the LOC142399954 gene encoding uncharacterized protein LOC142399954 — MDVYDSLWNKNKDVAEQTLRAPFVQHMQAGDLQADDYTCFMIQDFNYLVKVTEMLQEMCQRGTLPDDIRQFMQDRYKSYKEYAVETLKQFNLSGVSEIKAIPVMEKYLSDYEAAMNEQEPIFFAVALLPCARLWLWLAQNLKEREFNAYFTWKKNNMVGHPEDHYRKLLDKHLKTPEQIRRADAIFRQQMQNERDFFMASLKEQK, encoded by the exons ATGGACGTCTACGACTCGCTGTGGAACAAGAATAAGGACGTGGCCGAGCAGACGCTCAGGGCGCCGTTTGTTCAGCACATGCAGGCCGGAGACCTGCAGGCCGATGACTACACCTGCTTCATGATCCAGGACTTCAACTACCTGGTGAAGGTAACGGAGATGCTGCAGGAGATGTGCCAGAGAGGGACACTCCCCGATGACATCCGGCAGTTCATGCAGGACAGATACAAGAGCTACAAGGAGTACGCCGTGGAAACGCTGAAGCAGTTCAACCTGAGC GGCGTGTCGGAGATCAAAGCGATCCCCGTCATGGAGAAGTACCTGTCGGACTACGAGGCCGCCATGAACGAGCAGGAGCCCATCTTCTTCGCCGTGGCCCTCCTTCCCTGCGCCAGGCTCTGGCTGTGGCTCGCCCAAAACCTCAAGGAAAGGGAGTTCAACGCCTACTTCACCTGGAAGAAGAACAACATGGTGGGGCACCCCGAGGACCACTACAGGAAGCTGCTGGACAAGCACCTGAAGACCCCCGAGCAGATCAGGAGGGCCGACGCCATCTTCCGCCAGCAGATGCAGAACGAGCGCGATTTCTTCATGGCTTCGCTCAAAGAGCAGAAATGA